The sequence below is a genomic window from Mauremys mutica isolate MM-2020 ecotype Southern chromosome 23, ASM2049712v1, whole genome shotgun sequence.
ATACGCTTTCGGTTTCCAGAGGAAACGGATAGTGATTCCCAGGAGGAGTACAAAGCTCAATCCCGCCCCAGACTGTGAACAATGTAGCGTAGCTTGTTTAATTAGCTGAGCTAGTAAGAGACGCTAAACATCACTGCTCCATCAGCTGCCTCTTTTTGTGACACCTCCCCCATCCTCGATCCCTCTCCTTTCAAATGATAAACCCCCACGCGTAGGGCTTGGGGGCAAGACTGCTGTCAGTTACGCCGCTGTAACTCTGGTGTTACACCGTTCTAgcagatgagaatctggccccttgtTTGCACCTCTTGTCAAGCCTCCAGTGTGTGAATGCTGCCCAGCGGCCCCTCCGAAGTCCCCGCGAACTTAATGATCGATATTGCCTCGTTGTTTACTTCTACCTACTctcccatctgttgtctcttgtcttaaacGTAGATTGTAAACCCCtgaggacagggactgtcttttgtttttttgtacagtgcctggcacggCAGGGTCATGGCACCTGGCTGGGGCTCGTAGACGCTACAACGAATGATGTGACGCCTGTCGTCACATTTTTCTCTCGTAAAATGATCTGAGATGCGGTTGGGGTTTAAGACACAGCCAGTTCGATGGCGTTCATCCTTTCGTTCTTATTCTGCATGTGCATTGGGGTGCTTATAGCAAGAGATTCTCTAGGGAGATTCCTCGCCCGTTCTGCGTTCGGGACCCTAGAACCCAGAGAGGCTGGAAAAGGCTTTCATggctcttttttttcctcctggccTGAGCAGTGCCACGTAGAGACAAGGTGCAGGCTTACCTAATGTAAACCAGGCTGGGTCTCAATCCCCAAATCTTGTGCAGAAGGACCGAATAAAGCTTTGGGTGAAAACGTGTTCTAAACATCGTAGGTGCTTTATTTTCCAAAGAATAAGAGAAGAGAAATACCAACTTATCCGCAAATCaccatggggctcaggctggttGGGTCAGTTCTCAAGCTCTAAACACCTTCCACGGGGGCCAGACCCTTGAGATATCAGCTGCTCCCTCTGCAATTCATATGGCCAGACTTTGCATGGAGGCCTcctgaaaatctgaccccaacGGTGGAGGCCGAGCCCTGCTGAAAACTGGCTAATGGAGATGGTAAAATACCAGCTTGGGGTTCTCAAAAGGGCCTTCGCTGCAATAGCTTGGCCTTCAGCCAGAGTACAGCTCGACTCAGAGGGAATTACTTTTCTGCATGGGCCGTCTTTAAGAAAGTAACACTGCATTTCTGTAGCAACCCCCCACCCTAGGATCTCAGAGCCCTTTATGTATTATATTGAGCTGTGAGATGGGCCAATATTCTCACCTGCATTTTACagcaggggggaaactgaggcagagaggggggcAGCAGATCAGTGGGAAAAGAGgccagaagtcctgactcccagctcatCTTTCTTAGAGCAGGACAAGCAGGGGGTTAGGTAGGTAGAGCGCTCATTGGTCCCTCCAAGGAAATGAAGGAGCTGTGTAGGGGGGTGTGCTCTCCTGCTTTAGCCCCTGGGGGATCCCGCCTGCAGGACTAGCGCCTGGACAGGAGACTGAATTGCAGGCTGCAGTACCACAGCAGCACGCGAGATCCCAGCTAATGGCAAGTTCCCCATTTACTAGCCGCACAGAAGGGCTGTTCAGTCAGTAGGTCCCTGGGGAAGGTTCCCTGTAGCATCAGTAGAGCCCCGAGAGAGAGGCTGCCTACTGGGGCCGTATTTTCATGTCCACGTATTTGTAAGAGTAGTGGTGCCCCTTCCCGGTGGACCAGTTGATCCCGTTGGCATAGGAGCTGTGTTCACCTTTGAGGTACAGCCCGTTGAGGTTGGAGGAGTGGCACTGCCCATACCACCAGCCGCCTTTGTAGAGGACGGCACAGCTGCCCCCAAAGGTGTCGTGGTCTTTGTCCCACGTGGAGAACCCCAGCCGGTTGTGGCCTGAGAGAGAATCTCCTGCAAAGGGAAGAAGGGAAATTCACACAGGGCTTGGCCTGCGGCATCTTCATTCCATGCCAAACTCCCGGCCTTCGTGTGAGGGCAAAGGCTTTCCCCAGCTGGAGTCGTAACAAAGAGCCTTGCCTCTAGGTCACCGGTTCAAATCCCGCCCGTCTCTTTGCATATTATTATTCATTCATAGGCAGTATCACGTATGGGGCCCCGATTTCCACCTTGCACAGTCATTCACACTTGTGCAAAGACTCACACCGGTCTGATCCGGCAGTGGTTTGGTGTAAACACTGACCCGAGGTGCAGGGACAACGGAGAATAAGGCCCGAGTCCTGTAGTCCTCCCCCtggtgtgaaatgagtttggtgggtcaCAGGAGACAGGCGGTGCCCATACCCCactggagcccccagccccactcacacCCTGGCTGGAACTAGCACCGGCCCAATAACATTTACTAGATGAATTTTGCTACGTTTTCCAGATAGTCACCTAGaaattccccttcctcccccagttCTAGTTGGAAactctcagcagagaagccaaggccTGAGCGGCCTGTGGACACTGGGCTGCCTTCCCACCCCTAGGGCTGGTCCCTCCAGGTCTGGGCTGAGGCACTGTGGAcatgcagtggggaggggggctgctccTGCAGACCCCGTCCCAGCTAGACCTGGTGTGTGGACACGCAGGGGCTCCggtgggggcaggctggggctcttCACTGGTGCTAACAGAGTCACAATGGAGGGCTGAGGAATCCTAGCCCTGCCTCCCCACCTCGCACAGCTGGTATTTTATCCTTGGGAATCACAGTGGTGGCTTTCCTATGTGATAACCCCCCAGCAGCCTATCCCCACTTGAGGCGTCTCCCCCAGCCAGGTGGGGAAGGTGCTGGGCCCACCAGGTATCCCTGTGATTGAGAAATCCAGTCGGTAGCTTCCAAACTCTTAGGGGGTGTCTGCACGGCAGCTGGGTGCTGAGATTCCCGGCACAGGTAGAGGCACGCTGGCTTTGCTCGAGGTCGCACACTAGAAGTAGCCGTGTGGCCACGGCAGCCCAGCCAGTGGCTCAGGCCACATGCCGAGTATGTACCCCGGTGGGGCGGCATCCGGaggccagctccagcagctgcggCCACACGGCGGTTTTTAGCGCGCGAGCTTGAGCGGAGTTGGCGTCTGTACATCCTCCCGAGCCGGGATTCGCAGCTGCAGTGTGGGCGTTACCCGCCGTGGCCCTGAGAAACCGACGCTGCGCCCTCGACTTCGTCCAGTTTCGCCAACGGTCATGGAGGcgaggggaagggagggcacgGACAGGATCCAGCGACAGTGGTTCCCCCACCCAGCTTTGCTAATGGGAGCCTGACCTGCAGGgaccctcctcctcttcctccagggctgggctcccccagccagccctgcaaatGCACCTCAGGCCTGTAGCAGCCCCTTCTGCCCGACAGCTgttactgctcctctcccacgGTCTGGTGGGGCGGCTGCGATTGCTTTTTCTGTGACTTGCTCGGTTACCCTTGTCCCTAATGCTCTGACATTGTGTCTTGGGACGACTGCAGGCTCGaggacagatcctcagcaggcCTTACTCCAGTCTTACGCCAGGGAAAGGCTTCCCCTTGGTGACTAGCTAGCCTCATGCAACTCAGCCTTCCCCGTCTGAAGAGCTGGGCTCCGCCACCAGAGAGGCCACTGGTCTGAGGGCCTCAACCCTGCATTAGAGGTTAAAGTCGCTAGCGCGAGCTGAGATGCTGTGgcacagctgccaggctctgctcAGGTAATAGCAAAGGGGGTGCCGCCAGCTGGCCCCCGCTCACCTTGCAGCGGCAGGCAGGCCCAAGTGGAAATCGCTCAGTAACTCACCCATGGTGCCATCCAAGTAGGAGCCCAAGGCGAGCGTGTAGTTTTCCCTTTCGCTCAGCATCTTGAAGCTGCTGTACTTGGCAAACGTGCTGGACTCATTGAAGTCCCTGGCCTCAATCCGCAGCTGGTAGGTCCCTGATGTCAAAAGGAGAGCAAGGCATCAAAGTCCCAGCATTGCTGGAGAGAGCGGCCATGGCCCCAGTCCAAGGCAGGAGCTAGAATCACCATGGGAAGATGCAGTCCCCCTGCAGGTTAGGGGCAGCCTGGGGACACAAGGATGGGAAACCccggaggaggtggaggtgggagtaCAGGAGGGGCTAGGGGCCGTGATGCCATGGTGGGGAACCAAGCCCAGGAAGCACCCGTGTCTGAAAAGGCTCCGGATTTTCATGATCACACCAGCTCTGAGCCAGCTCCTTTTGGAGCTCACTAGCTACCACCGAGCTCTGTTTGGGGTTAACCCTTTCTAGGAACCCTCCCCAGCATGCTTTGCGGCCAGCTGGCCCTTTAAACTCAGGGGCAGACAAGCCGTTCCAGCCTGGACTTCTCTCCTTTCCAGAGGGGGATTTGGTAGCGGCCTGTCCCAGGAGGAGGGGGTGCTCAGAAGGGTACGTGCTGTGTTTGCACTTACAGCCAAGCTGAACTGGCTGCATGGGCAGCAGCGAGCAAGTTGCTGCGTTGGTTTCAAAGCTGATCAGGAAAAGTCAGTGTTAACTCCCCGGGCCAGATCCCTGCTATGCTGGTGTAGATCTGGGGTTGCTCTGCTAAAGTCAGTGATTTTACGCCTCAGTCTGGccttcccctgctgctccctTCTCAGCTGGGTGGCGAGAAGTCTCCTTACCGGTGCTGGTGAGAAGGTGGATGTTGTGGTTGCCCAGCCAGAACTCCGATGCTTGGTTCCCAAACCCTCTCTTGTAGGCCTCCCAGCCCCGATAGAAATCCACCGAGCCGTCCTGGCGCCGCTGGAACACCTGGAAGGCAAGGGGCAGGTGACGCCCAAACTCAGCAAGccctggggagctgggcaggacCCAATCCTGCTGCTGAAGCTGCAGGGGAGTCTCCCAGTGAGTCCAATGTCCACCCTTCAGAGGATCTCAGCGAACAGCCATCTCCCCACTGAAGGGTCTTACGTGGTGCCTACCGCCAAGGGGCACCAGCTGGGACTGGCCCCTAGACTTCCCTCACTACAGACACGGGGCTCCATGGCTTGAGGCAAAGGACTAGCACCCAGCGGCTCTTATAGCATCGTTAACAACCAGCGTTTCAAAGCACTGAgtagctgggaggggggcagggagctcaccCTTGCTCTGGGGGAAAGGAGACTAATGAGCTCTCCTGGGCTTGTTCAGCCCTTAATGAGGCGCATCTGTAAGGTTTGCTCTGCCTGGAGGAGGCGGGTGGGAGCTTAGAAAGGGAAAACAGGGCCCTGGAAGGGGTGGTGACCAGGGCGAAGGCTGCTATGCCCCCGAGAGTGCTGACCATGCAGACAGATCAGCCAAgcgggaggcaggctctggcctcgCTGCCCCTGTAGTTGCATGAACCAGCTGTCAAACGAGGTGCCCCAAGCTGGAGTGAGACCTTAACTGAAGACAGCTGATAAGGCCCaaaggggctggctgcagaaagACTGCTGGAAAGACAGGCCATCTCTCTGCTCTCTGATCCCCTTCCCTGGCAAGGGAAAGAGGGAGAcaaggctccccccccccaccttgttTGTTCTGTCTGGAGAGCCCGTTGTGCACTGCAAACAGCGGGAGGATGTTATAAAGAACATGGCCTGGGCTCTGGTGGGAACTCTGGGGAGTCTCAGCCCCCCCACCAGCCAAGGCGCTGAGCAATTTGGCAAGACTGGCTACCTGGTGCCTACATGAGAGacgagctcttctgaaaatctggcctgaaCTCCCCTAACCGGGACCTGCAGCAGAGTCTTCAACCTGGTATGTGGACTGGCCACAGACCCACTCTGTgcaatgggggggtggggtggtaacACCAAGTAGGTGGAGGCATGTGTGGGGAGGTGTATttcctcctgcatcccctgctccctgccctgcttgAGGGCTAGAAGGACTCACCAGCCAGCCCCCGCCATCCGTTTCCATGTCACAGAAGACGGTCAGCGTTCTCCCCGGTTCGGGCCGGATGGTGTACCAGCCGCTCAGCCCCTCAccctgctccagcagctccttgCAGTTCCTGGCACCTGCCCCTCGGGAGAAACACCAGCTGGGTGAGTTCGTTATGGCCAAGGCAGTTAGCAATGTCCGATCCAACacaggggttgggatgggggtgggggtctcagAGCACCAGCCACTCTGTCTTGGATGAcctggggagctgggcaggacccaatcctgccgctggagctgtggggggatcTCCCAGTGAGTCCTTCAGATCATCTCAGTGAACAGCAAACAGCTGCCCTTCCACTGAGGGGTCTTATGTGGTGCCTGTGGGAAGAATGACTGACATTGGCTTTCACAGCCATCTGCTGGCTGACTGATAAACACACCCCGGTCAGGGACTTTCAGTGCTGGGCAACTGATTTTTCTGTTCACTGACTGAAAATGGAAACATGTCAGAAACTTTTTGGCAAATCGAAAAGTCCAAGAAATGTTCGGTTTGGGTTGAACAGAAGGTTTGTTTGGATTTGATGCTGCGTTGTTGAGGCCGTGTTGGTCCCGTGTTTAGAGTTGGACCATTTTGAAACGTTTGGCTGTTCTGAGTAAAACGAAAGGAAATCTGGAAACAGAAACGGCCGTGTGAACCGAAAAATCCGAGCGTTCCTTTAGAAAGAGTCAAAATGacatgggggggggctggtttttggttttgactgaaacaatttggcaaaagcAACAACAATTCTGGGAACACTTGGTGTCCCCGAAGCTGCATTTTTCATAGAAAAGGCAGTCGCCCGGCTGTAACTCAGAGCTAATCCCTGGCCGTGAGGGGCTGGGATATACAGTAGCTGGGACGGTTCTCTCCAGCTGGACTAAATAAACACCTGAGGGTGAAATCAGAACTGCAGGTGGTGAGGGTGGGGTGAGGAATGATAGCTGCTGCCTGGCTGTTTCATGCTGGAGCTGATGGTAGATGCATTTGAGGGGCCTTAACTGGGGTTTAATGGTGCTCTGGGTCTCTGATGCtagagaaaagaaggaaaatggTCTTAGCTGGGGCAGCTGTGTTTGGTGGGGCCTTGGGACGTTGTTTGGGGGAGGCCGGACTCTCACTTGGTTGGTGGCTTCACTTCATGCTATTAAATTGcagctaatggagttactccctTAGCTGGGGTGGTAGCAGCCTGTGCTTTTGGTGTGGGAGGTCTCGGGTTCGATCCCTGTGGATGGCCTGTGGCATCTGTGTGTTCGCAGCCGTGTTGGTGCGCGAGGGTAGGGTTTGAGGCTGAGGGAAGGCGTGTACCTTGCTGCTGAGAGCTGGCAGAACTGCTGGCTtctcctgagggaagagagagacagcCATTGGTGAGATGGGTGCACCCGGCAGCTGGCCAGTGAGGGGAGGGCAGAGGTTGCTGCATGCTCTGGAGAAGGGTGGCTCTCAAATGTCACCTTGGAGGGGTGAAAGGGCCTTGCAGGGGGTGCTAACAGCCGTGGGGACCTCGGGTGAGGCCAGGCTTTCACCCCCAGCTGTTAGTCCTTCTCCCCATGTAGGGTAGTGACAACGTCTCTTCTCCAGAGCAGAGGCGGGGAAGGTGACTAGCCCTGGGAATGCAGCACTTAGACCTGTTTGCAGGCAAGAGTCTAGATGTGTCAAGAGAGTCAGCAGGGTGCAGCCAGGAGACAGAGCGGTGAGGCCTCCcgaggggcccgatcctgcatcCCGTCCTCCCCTCAcagagtcccattgaagttaccTTTGTCTCCTTTGGGTCCAGCcttccccattgccccagggGAGCCCTTCTCGCCTGGAGAAAGAGAGCAGAGGCATGGACCTGGTTCCCTTTATTGTGCCTTTAGCGCTACCTATAACAGCCTACAAGAGCCAGGCGATGCggccggggagctgggggtgaggagCAGACTGGATGGGGATTTCTAAGGGGACACGGAGCCTTTTCCTTCtaggtcctgggttcaaatccagccctggcAGGTACCATTTATTGGCTCGGGTGAAATGAATGAGCAGCTCAGTCCAATTCCCGGTGGACGGAGGTATCCGTGCTAGAAAAAATACCAGCTAGTCTCTGTGTTCGTGGTTCACTCGCTCACGGAAGGGATATTGTGTCAGCGCTTTAGTGGCAGAGACGACCAGCCAAGATCTGCTGGGCACAGGCTCCTCGCCAGCTCTGACATTTCTGCTGCACATTATCCTACCACTGCCTCTCTGGTCCAGGCACAGTGTaggctcttgggggcagggacagcccccagccccctcctgctctgacctATTCTAATACACATGATCCATGTTAATAGTAACACAAGCCTGAGAGCGCAGACCGCCCTGCAGAACTCAAACCTGGATTCGGCAAACCTGTCTGAAACTTTCCTGCCCACGCCGAAATATAACCCCAATCTAAAAGCTGCTTTCCTTGGCCAGGCCTGCTGGGCTCCTCAGTCCAGCCGCTCAGCCTCCCCGGTGTGTGTCCCTGAGGAGCTCTCTGTTCTGGCGCAGAGCGCTAGGGCTGTGAGCTTCCTCAAAGCAGTGTCCTGCTGACTTCCCATGAGGTGGTGATCTGCTCTCCATTCTCCTCCTTggcaccctgctccccagcctctCTGAGCTCGTGCCCTGCCTGTCTGGTGAGTTAGTGCCAAGCATTCACACGGAGTCTGCCcgtccctttgtctgtctgtctggc
It includes:
- the LOC123355447 gene encoding ryncolin-1-like isoform X4, yielding MKSCMGLLLALAFLTAAPGPRAGFAQETESGCCAQLKEFSQCGADKKIFFQGQPGIPGMPGMPGTNGLPGAKGDPGPQGPPGEKGSPGAMGKAGPKGDKGARNCKELLEQGEGLSGWYTIRPEPGRTLTVFCDMETDGGGWLVFQRRQDGSVDFYRGWEAYKRGFGNQASEFWLGNHNIHLLTSTGTYQLRIEARDFNESSTFAKYSSFKMLSERENYTLALGSYLDGTMGDSLSGHNRLGFSTWDKDHDTFGGSCAVLYKGGWWYGQCHSSNLNGLYLKGEHSSYANGINWSTGKGHHYSYKYVDMKIRPQ
- the LOC123355447 gene encoding veficolin-1-like isoform X2, producing MKSCMGLLLALAFLTAAPGPRAGFAQETESGCCAQLKEFSQCGADKKIFFQGQPGIPGMPGMPGTNGLPGAKGDPGPQGPPGEKGSPGAMGKAGPKGDKGEASSSASSQQQGARNCKELLEQGEGLSGWYTIRPEPGRTLTVFCDMETDGGGWLVFQRRQDGSVDFYRGWEAYKRGFGNQASEFWLGNHNIHLLTSTGTYQLRIEARDFNESSTFAKYSSFKMLSERENYTLALGSYLDGTMGDSLSGHNRLGFSTWDKDHDTFGGSCAVLYKGGWWYGQCHSSNLNGLYLKGEHSSYANGINWSTGKGHHYSYKYVDMKIRPQ
- the LOC123355447 gene encoding ryncolin-1-like isoform X3, producing the protein MKSCMGLLLALAFLTAAPGPRAGFAQETESGCCAQLKEFSQCGADKKIFFQGQPGIPGMPGMPGTNGLPGAKGDPGPQGPPGEKGSPGAMGKAGPKGDKGAGARNCKELLEQGEGLSGWYTIRPEPGRTLTVFCDMETDGGGWLVFQRRQDGSVDFYRGWEAYKRGFGNQASEFWLGNHNIHLLTSTGTYQLRIEARDFNESSTFAKYSSFKMLSERENYTLALGSYLDGTMGDSLSGHNRLGFSTWDKDHDTFGGSCAVLYKGGWWYGQCHSSNLNGLYLKGEHSSYANGINWSTGKGHHYSYKYVDMKIRPQ
- the LOC123355447 gene encoding veficolin-1-like isoform X1, which codes for MKSCMGLLLALAFLTAAPGPRAGFAQETESGCCAQLKEFSQCGADKKIFFQGQPGIPGMPGMPGTNGLPGAKGDPGPQGPPGEKGSPGAMGKAGPKGDKGEASSSASSQQQGAGARNCKELLEQGEGLSGWYTIRPEPGRTLTVFCDMETDGGGWLVFQRRQDGSVDFYRGWEAYKRGFGNQASEFWLGNHNIHLLTSTGTYQLRIEARDFNESSTFAKYSSFKMLSERENYTLALGSYLDGTMGDSLSGHNRLGFSTWDKDHDTFGGSCAVLYKGGWWYGQCHSSNLNGLYLKGEHSSYANGINWSTGKGHHYSYKYVDMKIRPQ